The Thalassospira sp. TSL5-1 genome contains a region encoding:
- the fdhF gene encoding formate dehydrogenase subunit alpha encodes MSLVTEIDYGTPAVKSDKTVTLNIDGFDVTVPEGTSVMRASMEAGIQIPKLCATDMVDAFGSCRLCLVEIEGRRGTPSSCTTPATDGMVVHTQNDRLKKLRRGVMELYISDHPLDCLTCAANGDCELQDMAGAVGLRDVRYGYEGENHVKTRQNGEENPRYMAKDESNPYFTYDPSKCIVCSRCVRACEEVQGTFALTIEGRGFESRVSPGMHEDFLSSECVSCGACVQACPTATLQEKSIIDIGQPEHSVVTTCAYCGVGCSFKAEMRGDELVRMVPYKDGKANRGHSCVKGRFAYGYASHQDRILNPMIRENVNDPWREVSWEEALTYTANKFRSLQEKYGKESIGGITSSRCTNEETFLVQKLIRAGFGNNNVDTCARVCHSPTGYGLKTTFGTSAGTQDFDSVEHTDVVIVIGANPTDGHPVFASRLKKRLRAGAKLIVIDPRRIDLVRSPHIEAAAHLPLRPGSNVAVLTALAHVIVTEDLYDEAFIREKCDWSEFEDWAAFVADAKNSPEEVEKISGVPADEMRKAARIFATGGNGAIYYGLGVTEHSQGSTTVMAIANLAMATGNIGRPGVGVNPLRGQNNVQGSCDMGSFPHELPGYRHISDDGARDIFEKLWSVKLNDEPGLRIPNMLDAAVEGTFRGIYIQGEDILQSDPDTKHVAAGLAAMECVVVHDLFLNETANYAHVFLPGSTFLEKDGTFTNAERRINRVRRVMKPKNGYADWEVTQNLAKAMGLDWNYTHPSQIMDEIAATTPSFAGVNYDLLEREGSVQWPCNEKAPLGTPVMHIGGFVRGKGKFVVTEYVATDEKTGPRFPLLLTTGRILSQYNVGAQTRRTQNSVWHEEDLLEIHPHDAEQRGIRDGDWIRLASRSGETTLRTKITDRVAPGVVYTTFHHPGTQANVITTDFTDWATNCPEYKVTAVQVSASNGPTEWQIEYDEQAKQARRILPAPDAAE; translated from the coding sequence ATGTCCCTGGTTACAGAGATTGATTACGGAACGCCTGCCGTTAAATCCGACAAAACCGTTACCCTGAATATTGACGGTTTTGACGTGACCGTGCCCGAAGGCACGTCTGTCATGCGCGCCTCAATGGAGGCTGGCATTCAAATCCCCAAATTGTGCGCAACCGATATGGTGGATGCCTTTGGGTCGTGCCGCCTGTGCCTGGTTGAAATTGAAGGCCGCCGTGGCACACCATCCTCCTGCACCACCCCCGCAACAGACGGCATGGTCGTGCATACCCAGAATGACCGGCTTAAAAAGCTGCGTCGCGGTGTGATGGAACTTTATATTTCCGACCACCCGCTGGACTGCCTGACCTGTGCGGCCAATGGCGATTGCGAATTGCAGGATATGGCCGGGGCCGTTGGCCTGCGCGACGTGCGCTATGGGTATGAGGGTGAAAACCACGTCAAAACCCGCCAGAATGGCGAAGAAAACCCGCGCTATATGGCGAAGGATGAAAGCAACCCGTATTTCACCTATGACCCCAGCAAATGTATTGTCTGTTCGCGCTGCGTGCGGGCGTGCGAGGAAGTCCAGGGCACCTTTGCCTTAACGATTGAAGGTCGTGGTTTTGAATCGCGTGTATCGCCCGGCATGCACGAAGATTTCCTGTCATCCGAATGCGTGTCCTGCGGGGCCTGTGTGCAGGCCTGCCCGACGGCCACCTTGCAGGAAAAATCGATCATCGACATCGGCCAGCCGGAACATTCGGTTGTCACCACCTGCGCCTATTGCGGGGTGGGCTGTTCGTTCAAGGCGGAAATGCGTGGCGATGAACTGGTGCGCATGGTGCCCTACAAGGATGGCAAGGCCAACCGGGGCCATAGCTGCGTTAAGGGCCGGTTTGCCTATGGCTATGCCAGCCACCAGGACCGCATCCTTAACCCGATGATCCGTGAAAATGTAAACGACCCGTGGCGCGAAGTGTCGTGGGAAGAGGCCCTGACCTATACGGCCAACAAGTTCCGCAGCCTGCAGGAAAAATATGGCAAGGAATCGATTGGCGGCATCACGTCATCACGTTGCACCAACGAAGAAACCTTTTTGGTGCAAAAGCTGATCCGTGCCGGTTTTGGCAATAACAATGTCGATACCTGTGCCCGTGTTTGCCATTCGCCCACCGGCTATGGCCTGAAAACCACCTTTGGCACATCGGCCGGTACCCAGGATTTTGACAGTGTCGAACATACCGATGTTGTTATCGTCATTGGGGCCAACCCGACAGACGGCCACCCGGTTTTTGCATCGCGGCTGAAAAAACGCCTGCGTGCCGGGGCCAAGCTGATCGTGATTGACCCGCGCCGGATTGACCTTGTGCGCTCTCCGCATATCGAGGCGGCCGCGCACCTGCCGCTGCGCCCCGGTAGCAACGTTGCGGTGCTGACCGCCCTAGCCCACGTCATTGTTACCGAAGACTTGTATGACGAGGCCTTCATTCGCGAAAAATGCGACTGGTCCGAATTTGAGGACTGGGCGGCCTTTGTCGCCGATGCAAAAAACAGCCCGGAGGAAGTTGAAAAAATTTCCGGTGTTCCGGCCGATGAAATGCGCAAGGCCGCCCGCATTTTTGCCACCGGCGGCAATGGCGCGATTTATTATGGCCTTGGTGTTACCGAACACAGCCAGGGTTCCACCACCGTTATGGCGATTGCCAACCTGGCCATGGCAACCGGCAATATTGGCCGCCCCGGTGTGGGGGTAAACCCGCTGCGCGGGCAAAACAATGTGCAGGGGTCGTGCGATATGGGGTCTTTCCCGCACGAACTGCCGGGCTATCGCCATATCAGCGACGATGGTGCGCGCGATATTTTTGAAAAACTGTGGTCGGTTAAACTGAACGACGAGCCGGGTTTGCGCATTCCCAACATGCTTGATGCCGCTGTTGAGGGCACATTCCGTGGTATTTACATTCAGGGCGAAGACATTTTGCAGTCCGACCCGGACACCAAACATGTCGCAGCCGGCCTTGCCGCAATGGAATGTGTTGTCGTTCATGACCTGTTTTTGAACGAAACGGCCAACTACGCCCATGTGTTTTTGCCCGGTTCGACATTTTTGGAAAAAGACGGCACCTTTACCAATGCCGAACGCCGCATTAACCGCGTTCGCCGGGTGATGAAGCCAAAAAACGGTTATGCCGACTGGGAAGTGACGCAAAACCTTGCCAAGGCAATGGGGCTTGACTGGAATTATACCCATCCATCCCAGATCATGGATGAAATTGCCGCCACAACGCCCAGCTTTGCAGGGGTTAATTATGACCTGCTGGAACGCGAAGGCTCGGTTCAGTGGCCGTGCAATGAAAAGGCCCCGCTGGGCACACCCGTTATGCACATCGGTGGCTTTGTTCGTGGTAAAGGGAAATTCGTGGTCACGGAATATGTCGCGACCGATGAAAAAACCGGGCCGCGTTTCCCGTTGCTGCTGACCACCGGGCGTATCCTGAGCCAGTATAATGTTGGCGCACAAACACGCCGCACCCAAAACAGTGTCTGGCACGAGGAAGACCTTTTGGAAATCCATCCGCATGACGCCGAACAGCGCGGCATTCGCGATGGGGACTGGATCCGCCTTGCCTCCCGCTCCGGTGAAACCACATTGCGCACCAAAATCACCGATCGCGTGGCCCCCGGGGTGGTTTACACAACCTTCCACCATCCCGGCACGCAGGCGAATGTGATCACCACCGACTTTACCGACTGGGCCACCAACTGCCCGGAATACAAGGTCACGGCGGTGCAGGTTTCTGCCTCCAACGGGCCGACGGAATGGCAGATAGAATATGATGAACAGGCCAAGCAGGCCCGGCGCATCCTGCCTGCCCCGGATGCCGCCGAATAA
- a CDS encoding formate dehydrogenase subunit delta, whose translation MKPEKLVYMANQIATFFKSQPAETAVPGVAGHINDFWEPRMRSALFAHIEKGGEGLDQLVLDAAPHIRKVKEPA comes from the coding sequence ATGAAGCCCGAAAAACTCGTTTATATGGCCAACCAGATTGCCACCTTTTTCAAATCCCAACCGGCGGAAACCGCAGTGCCCGGCGTTGCAGGACATATCAATGATTTTTGGGAACCGCGTATGCGTAGCGCACTGTTTGCCCATATCGAAAAAGGCGGCGAGGGACTTGACCAACTTGTTCTGGATGCGGCCCCGCATATCCGCAAGGTCAAGGAACCCGCCTGA
- the fdhD gene encoding formate dehydrogenase accessory sulfurtransferase FdhD, which yields MASIPAPKPTGSNDMIDNRSADPAVAITDQDASEDALFLQPEVPAALVFNGKSHAVMMTSPYDLEDFVTGFCLSEGIITDISQIRIQDIRATLRGYVIEAKLDEDCIDALSERQRTLEGRSGCGLCGVQSLEAIPAEAPRKVAPGNMPQKVVLSAIDDLPNYQSRNKAGGGLLHASAFADANGKILLTREDIGRHNALDKVLGAVARQSIDPAGGFVLMTSRCSYEIVTKTVQCGIGGLVTLSGPTLTAVNLARQAGLTLICRERRGLFRRFS from the coding sequence ATGGCATCCATCCCGGCCCCAAAACCCACCGGCAGCAATGACATGATTGACAATCGCAGCGCTGATCCTGCGGTTGCCATCACCGATCAGGATGCCAGCGAGGATGCCCTTTTTCTCCAACCCGAAGTCCCCGCAGCACTGGTATTTAACGGCAAATCCCATGCTGTGATGATGACATCCCCCTATGACCTTGAGGATTTTGTTACCGGCTTTTGCCTAAGCGAAGGCATCATCACCGATATTTCGCAAATCCGAATTCAGGATATACGTGCCACCCTGCGCGGTTACGTGATCGAGGCGAAACTGGACGAAGATTGCATCGACGCCTTAAGCGAGCGGCAACGCACCCTGGAAGGCCGGTCCGGCTGCGGGTTATGCGGCGTGCAATCGCTCGAAGCCATCCCGGCGGAGGCCCCGCGCAAGGTTGCACCTGGCAACATGCCACAAAAGGTGGTTCTGTCCGCGATTGATGACCTGCCAAACTATCAAAGCCGCAACAAGGCCGGTGGTGGATTACTTCATGCCAGCGCCTTTGCCGATGCCAACGGCAAAATCCTGCTCACCCGCGAAGATATTGGCCGTCACAATGCCCTGGATAAGGTTTTGGGGGCCGTTGCCCGCCAGAGCATTGATCCCGCCGGGGGATTTGTCCTGATGACCAGCCGCTGTTCCTATGAAATTGTGACCAAAACCGTGCAATGCGGTATTGGCGGCCTTGTCACACTTTCCGGACCAACATTAACCGCGGTCAATCTGGCACGGCAGGCGGGATTAACCCTTATTTGCCGCGAAAGGCGCGGCCTTTTCCGCCGGTTTTCCTAA
- a CDS encoding tetratricopeptide repeat protein — MTGAVIAAGIMMVPSKRELANIYFRDKDFVKARNFYEEEYDDGDRNIDVYGALSRIYLQNGEIDRAIKLFEELHQREPDSIRILTDLGTLYQYAQRPNDYTRTLEERRKLDPTEAVLRDLSNIYNFNGRYRDQIDVLHELVERGWSTTNDLISIVYLYASIGQPQKSLDFIEDLLSRPNGFTPTLAELKLRLLFDARDLKQASEFSAEWMRKEPTFATAQKIANLYQARTKNPQLVAVLETLRGVVPQKIEPLEVIYAAALLDAGRIAEAQNVLASYIATNSLSDNGWGVAIRIAIGSGNLTEAADYTTRHPDASTPDLMSYGLEVALNQNDLKSAAIFAAQIPQDVRENAPVLWARYAVLRKDQPEIAKWIKLALAQKKMAFAKRYDLAMLLNQLGRTADLLPVLDDLARTSPANGDLFSIASLYVALGQAQHGLNELQPVLENNPVLRNQAALALLNAATGRGDLAQKWLASANDSALDADLLSTLYDAATQGKAYGFAELLAREIAHRQPGMENRLLVLQAIWQQKDMARLDAALDDLPPAKSLSPADATQLAQFLTDINRPARAYDIAGAFKADFATHTDLADLWVSAALATGHMKELYDTVSALGLPSGKLSLATFTAYIEAASTLNKTALLHDDILARYGELPDWLRSLLIDRALDQGETVFAQSYLQREQNLRDGEFWFYLASARAAVASNKFDQARTMLQKSLQHLDNSTPQALLQMTRLWQVIGAPAPQDTPDVTPAIAAANNTNANTSTTGTSKPAASGLDAPATAAINQILDALQKAKTLDDASLPETALLFRNMGRRADGLAFINQVASEPRSYNGKLADAILAITANTPQKTRDWIANYDWQVDQIGDLATLQSLANQYGDVTTERLTAQKQFDLVPNNPAFRFALADTQLRSGNYSAALALAKNLPLSNPDYRNLYTEALRQSVNAGGPGRKELVTLLAQDLHDSTEPRQTQLLYDLIGLAAYDTVLPQLAARAGTSNEWSNYYVDALSALGRQKEALAYLAKRADTPGLANSERQEIAFRLLAAGEKKPATQIFQKVAAETGPNSDAAKNLLYLWGPRLTEPQADWVAERIAKSSGKTRLAWLEIAGNTFAPARADKILSQYADQYETNPEFVSQLITTYQQNGNRAAMLGLIDSQRKLALNDPKRLKILLAAAQANNFPSQAQQIAERLTVIDPSAPEPFRIMGQFAFSREQFDKARAYLERYLALAASGDFETYYQLGEANDRLGREKAARQNYRTSLDLLKTRQNPTFYMRHLEGLLLQRLQRYDEAIAIFEQLLRENPGDDGVIADIAETRLLQQSPQRALQQVRQK; from the coding sequence ATGACCGGTGCCGTTATTGCAGCGGGCATCATGATGGTGCCGTCCAAACGCGAACTCGCCAATATCTATTTTCGCGACAAGGATTTTGTCAAAGCCCGCAATTTTTATGAAGAAGAATATGACGATGGCGACCGCAACATTGACGTATACGGTGCGCTGTCTCGTATCTATCTTCAGAATGGTGAAATTGACCGCGCCATTAAACTGTTTGAAGAACTGCACCAACGCGAACCGGATTCCATTCGGATTCTGACCGATCTTGGCACACTTTACCAATATGCCCAGCGTCCGAATGACTATACCAGAACACTGGAAGAACGGCGCAAACTGGACCCGACCGAGGCCGTCCTGCGCGATCTTTCAAACATATACAACTTCAATGGCCGCTATCGCGATCAGATCGATGTGCTCCATGAACTGGTCGAACGCGGCTGGTCCACCACCAACGACCTGATCTCGATTGTCTATCTGTATGCCAGCATCGGTCAGCCGCAAAAGTCGCTCGATTTCATCGAAGACCTGCTTTCGCGACCCAACGGTTTCACACCGACCCTGGCAGAACTCAAGCTCCGGCTGCTTTTTGATGCCAGGGACCTGAAACAGGCCAGCGAATTTTCAGCCGAATGGATGCGCAAAGAGCCAACCTTTGCCACCGCCCAGAAAATTGCCAACCTTTATCAGGCACGAACCAAAAACCCGCAACTTGTGGCGGTACTTGAAACATTGCGCGGCGTCGTTCCGCAAAAAATCGAACCGTTGGAAGTAATATATGCTGCAGCCCTGCTTGATGCGGGCCGCATTGCCGAGGCACAAAACGTTCTGGCATCCTATATCGCCACAAACAGCCTGAGTGACAACGGCTGGGGCGTTGCCATCCGGATCGCCATCGGCTCGGGCAACCTGACCGAAGCAGCAGACTACACAACCCGTCACCCCGATGCCTCCACGCCGGACCTGATGTCATATGGGCTGGAAGTGGCATTAAACCAGAACGACCTGAAAAGTGCCGCTATTTTTGCCGCACAAATCCCTCAGGATGTCCGCGAAAATGCACCGGTATTGTGGGCGCGCTATGCCGTCTTGCGCAAGGACCAGCCAGAAATCGCCAAATGGATCAAACTGGCACTGGCACAAAAGAAAATGGCCTTTGCCAAGCGTTATGACCTGGCGATGCTGCTAAACCAATTGGGCCGTACCGCCGACCTGTTACCGGTTCTGGACGACCTGGCCCGCACATCCCCGGCCAATGGCGACCTTTTCAGCATTGCCAGTCTGTATGTTGCGCTGGGCCAGGCTCAACATGGCCTGAATGAATTACAACCTGTTCTTGAGAACAACCCGGTATTACGTAATCAAGCGGCCCTGGCATTGCTTAATGCGGCAACCGGGCGCGGTGATCTGGCACAAAAATGGCTGGCATCGGCCAATGACAGCGCCCTTGATGCGGACCTTCTTTCAACCCTGTATGATGCCGCTACTCAGGGCAAAGCCTATGGTTTTGCCGAATTGCTGGCCCGCGAAATCGCCCATCGCCAGCCCGGCATGGAAAACCGTCTGCTGGTGCTTCAGGCCATTTGGCAACAAAAGGATATGGCGCGCCTGGATGCCGCACTTGACGACCTGCCACCCGCCAAAAGTCTGTCACCTGCCGATGCGACACAGTTGGCGCAATTCCTGACCGATATTAACCGCCCGGCCCGCGCCTATGATATTGCAGGAGCCTTCAAAGCTGATTTTGCCACCCATACCGACCTTGCCGATCTTTGGGTTTCGGCCGCCCTTGCCACCGGACATATGAAAGAGTTGTATGATACCGTCTCGGCCCTGGGGCTTCCGTCGGGGAAACTGTCGCTTGCCACCTTTACCGCCTATATCGAGGCGGCATCGACCCTCAACAAAACCGCCCTGCTGCATGATGACATTCTTGCCCGCTATGGCGAATTGCCCGACTGGCTACGTTCCCTGCTGATCGACCGCGCCCTGGATCAGGGCGAAACCGTTTTTGCCCAGTCCTATTTGCAACGCGAACAGAACCTGCGCGATGGCGAATTCTGGTTCTATCTGGCAAGCGCACGGGCAGCTGTTGCCAGCAACAAGTTCGATCAGGCGCGCACCATGCTGCAAAAATCACTGCAGCATCTTGATAACAGCACGCCACAGGCATTGCTGCAAATGACGCGCCTTTGGCAAGTTATTGGTGCCCCGGCACCCCAGGATACCCCTGATGTGACACCGGCAATTGCAGCAGCAAACAATACAAATGCAAATACCAGCACCACCGGGACATCCAAACCGGCAGCCAGCGGGCTGGATGCTCCGGCGACTGCCGCGATTAACCAAATCCTCGATGCCCTGCAAAAAGCCAAAACACTTGATGATGCCAGCCTGCCCGAAACCGCCCTGCTGTTTCGCAATATGGGCCGTCGTGCGGATGGCTTGGCCTTTATCAATCAGGTTGCGTCCGAACCGCGCAGCTATAATGGCAAACTGGCCGATGCCATTTTGGCAATCACGGCAAACACGCCGCAAAAAACCCGCGACTGGATTGCCAACTACGACTGGCAGGTTGACCAGATTGGCGATCTGGCAACGCTGCAAAGTCTTGCCAACCAGTATGGCGATGTCACCACCGAACGGCTAACCGCCCAAAAGCAGTTTGACCTGGTGCCAAACAACCCGGCCTTCCGCTTTGCCCTGGCCGACACCCAATTGCGCAGTGGCAATTACAGTGCGGCACTGGCACTGGCAAAGAATCTACCGCTCAGCAATCCCGATTATCGCAACCTCTATACCGAAGCCCTGCGTCAAAGTGTCAATGCAGGTGGACCTGGCCGCAAGGAACTGGTCACATTGCTGGCACAGGACCTTCATGACAGTACCGAACCACGCCAGACCCAATTGCTTTATGATCTGATCGGCCTTGCAGCCTATGATACGGTTCTGCCGCAATTGGCCGCGCGTGCAGGCACGTCAAACGAATGGAGCAATTATTACGTCGATGCGCTGTCTGCCCTGGGTCGCCAAAAAGAAGCCCTGGCCTATCTGGCAAAACGGGCAGATACACCGGGGCTGGCAAATAGTGAACGCCAGGAAATTGCCTTCCGCCTGCTGGCCGCTGGCGAGAAAAAACCGGCCACACAAATTTTCCAAAAAGTAGCGGCAGAAACCGGCCCCAACAGCGATGCGGCCAAAAACCTGCTTTATTTGTGGGGGCCGCGCCTGACCGAGCCGCAAGCAGACTGGGTTGCTGAACGCATCGCCAAAAGCAGTGGCAAAACCCGGCTGGCATGGCTGGAAATTGCCGGAAATACCTTTGCCCCGGCGCGTGCGGATAAAATCCTGTCACAATATGCTGACCAATATGAAACCAACCCGGAATTTGTCTCGCAACTGATCACGACCTATCAGCAAAACGGCAACCGGGCGGCCATGCTGGGGCTGATTGACAGCCAGCGCAAACTGGCATTGAACGATCCAAAACGTTTAAAAATTCTGCTTGCTGCCGCACAGGCCAACAATTTTCCAAGCCAGGCTCAGCAGATTGCCGAACGTTTAACCGTTATTGACCCCAGTGCCCCCGAACCATTTCGCATCATGGGGCAGTTTGCCTTTAGCCGTGAACAGTTTGACAAGGCACGGGCCTATCTTGAACGCTATCTCGCGCTGGCGGCATCTGGCGATTTTGAAACCTATTACCAGCTTGGCGAAGCCAACGACCGGCTGGGCCGGGAAAAGGCTGCCCGCCAAAATTATCGGACATCGCTGGATTTGCTCAAAACCCGGCAAAACCCGACATTCTATATGCGCCATCTTGAAGGGCTGCTGTTGCAGCGCCTGCAACGCTATGACGAGGCCATCGCCATCTTTGAACAATTGCTGCGCGAAAATCCGGGGGATGATGGTGTGATTGCCGATATTGCCGAAACGCGACTGTTGCAACAATCCCCACAGCGGGCCTTGCAACAAGTGCGTCAAAAATAG
- a CDS encoding porin family protein: MALFAGITGLGAHARAEVTNASITSNGTRDFRMTLDLRNSPDNAVTTNGRELIVRFSGPIGDFDLNGLLGKYPEQVLTVQTSYDVLLMQMSFDGKFEVSQSKDRLVVEYAQPATADKAPMAPTVRAPLSTAENRAAEMRRDIIEARARMELGQYGHAREILANVIKTNPENIEARNALAEVEFRSGNWREAARQYGRVIVQNHDPAIVRARQDILKQNGNFIGAGAQYQSNGSSNTQIVGTVNGRAFIRNDLLLALDVENRHIDADPFIKRDGRNSGFTGERQKIALRLDQEISSRTIMQYRGYATQKSPGIGAEWQYYILPGTISLGADYHQPYWDQTSAVVQYGTRDAVLANYDVTQIDSWDFGIGASLNRYGLDGDQDLARTWRLEGYIRDNFDIYNFPIFAGYRLDAEYPLDQTSKTDQTGADFRPLDVTRREVHEFSIGHDIRLADYLTLSGGIAYSYDRFGQQGFGFSGALIGNLADQYETTLSFGHTANSSNSVGSSGSTFIGISIKQYF; encoded by the coding sequence ATGGCGCTGTTTGCCGGTATTACCGGCCTGGGGGCCCATGCCCGCGCCGAAGTCACAAATGCCAGCATTACCAGCAATGGCACCCGTGATTTCAGGATGACACTGGACCTGCGCAATTCGCCGGACAATGCCGTTACGACCAACGGCCGGGAACTGATTGTCCGTTTTTCAGGCCCGATTGGTGATTTTGACCTGAACGGTCTGCTTGGCAAATATCCCGAACAGGTTTTAACCGTACAGACCAGCTATGACGTGTTGCTGATGCAAATGTCCTTTGATGGAAAATTCGAGGTTTCACAAAGCAAAGACCGCCTTGTGGTGGAATATGCCCAACCGGCAACCGCCGATAAAGCCCCAATGGCCCCGACGGTCCGCGCCCCCTTGAGCACGGCAGAAAACCGCGCCGCCGAAATGCGCCGCGACATCATTGAAGCCCGCGCCCGAATGGAACTGGGCCAATATGGCCATGCCCGCGAAATTCTGGCAAACGTGATCAAAACCAACCCTGAAAATATCGAGGCCCGAAATGCTCTGGCCGAGGTTGAATTTCGCAGTGGCAACTGGCGCGAAGCCGCCCGGCAATATGGCCGTGTCATTGTGCAAAACCACGACCCGGCCATCGTGCGCGCGCGCCAGGACATTTTGAAACAGAACGGAAATTTTATTGGTGCCGGTGCGCAATATCAAAGTAATGGCAGCAGCAACACACAAATTGTCGGCACCGTGAATGGCCGGGCCTTTATTCGCAATGATCTGTTGCTGGCACTGGATGTAGAAAACCGCCATATCGACGCTGACCCGTTTATCAAGCGCGATGGCCGCAACAGCGGTTTTACCGGCGAACGGCAAAAAATCGCCCTGCGGCTGGATCAGGAAATATCATCGCGTACCATTATGCAATATCGCGGTTACGCCACACAAAAATCGCCCGGTATCGGTGCTGAATGGCAATATTACATCCTGCCTGGTACAATCTCGCTCGGCGCGGATTACCACCAGCCCTATTGGGACCAGACCAGTGCTGTGGTGCAATATGGCACGCGCGATGCCGTTTTGGCCAATTACGACGTCACACAAATCGACAGTTGGGATTTTGGCATTGGTGCGTCACTAAACCGTTATGGCCTGGACGGAGATCAGGATCTGGCGCGAACCTGGCGGCTGGAAGGTTATATCCGCGACAATTTCGATATCTACAATTTCCCGATTTTCGCGGGCTACCGGCTGGATGCAGAATACCCGCTGGACCAGACCAGCAAAACCGACCAGACCGGGGCGGATTTTCGCCCGCTTGATGTCACTCGGCGCGAGGTACATGAATTTTCAATCGGACATGACATTCGCCTGGCCGATTATCTGACCCTGTCAGGTGGCATTGCCTATAGCTATGACCGCTTTGGCCAACAGGGTTTCGGGTTTTCCGGCGCACTGATCGGCAACCTTGCCGACCAGTATGAAACAACGCTGTCATTCGGCCACACGGCAAATTCATCAAACAGTGTCGGCAGCAGCGGTTCCACCTTTATCGGCATTTCCATCAAACAATATTTCTAG
- a CDS encoding GNA1162 family protein — MMKHQHSSWRGLGKAIAAAMLGLFVAACSTGDRQIITATTPVSFAQGTSIAVMPFDNLTSSEEAGQVASYLAVSALRANTTLAVQPESNVAQTYDSLNVQGTASAAVGSHSTVSARQLGEILGVKYVLTGSVSEYGYQYGLREEPSVSMNMRLIDITTGATVWSASSGIVGQGTFARDSVSIIAQRLVNQMVANMTRTTN; from the coding sequence ATGATGAAACATCAACATTCCAGTTGGCGGGGCCTGGGCAAAGCCATTGCAGCAGCCATGCTTGGCCTGTTTGTTGCAGCCTGCAGTACCGGCGACCGCCAGATCATAACGGCAACCACCCCGGTTTCCTTTGCCCAGGGAACCAGCATTGCCGTCATGCCGTTTGATAACCTGACCAGCAGCGAGGAAGCCGGCCAGGTTGCGTCCTATCTTGCGGTTAGTGCATTGCGCGCCAATACCACCCTTGCCGTTCAGCCCGAAAGCAATGTTGCCCAAACATATGATTCACTCAATGTCCAGGGCACAGCCAGTGCCGCTGTTGGCTCTCACAGCACTGTTTCGGCCCGCCAGCTTGGCGAAATACTGGGTGTTAAATATGTTCTGACCGGCAGCGTATCGGAATATGGCTATCAATATGGCCTGCGCGAAGAACCGTCCGTCAGCATGAATATGCGCCTGATCGATATCACCACCGGCGCGACCGTCTGGAGTGCCAGTTCCGGTATTGTCGGCCAGGGAACCTTTGCGCGTGACAGTGTCAGCATCATTGCTCAGCGCCTGGTCAACCAGATGGTTGCCAATATGACCCGGACCACCAATTAA